A window of Castanea sativa cultivar Marrone di Chiusa Pesio chromosome 1, ASM4071231v1 contains these coding sequences:
- the LOC142623651 gene encoding telomerase reverse transcriptase-like, with product MLEIQKFSSSSGVDDPSTSLDCVGSNVRRCSGSFSRLHGNKYHSLVKLFKMVVRRTHCCQHLRLLDKHCAVPELYDTGKSSTSFKGNESKKNVPEKSHGFNTANCEETEPSLKQILSLRSQVVSFILAVIWSIVPTELLGTSSNWRMLRRNIASKQAQKYASVEMHKGSRRLDDATYVLRRTSEKLDLLVFFMSSRPLVQANFYVTETEQGNQDLYYYRKSVWEKLINNAVACLKDLGYRDLDDVNLGCPNKYESSLCH from the exons ATGTTAGAAATACAGAAATTCAGTAGTTCTTCTGGCGTTGATGATCCATCAACTTCATTAGACTGTGTTGGCTCCAATGTTAGGCGTTGTTCAGGATCATTTAGTCGGCTTCATGGAAACAA GTACCACTCACTTGTCAAGTTGTTTAAGATGGTCGTACGCAGGACACACTGTTGCCAACATCTGAGATTATTGGATAAGCATTGTGCTGTTCCAGAATTATATGATACAGGAAAATCTAGCACCAGCTTTAAG gggaatgaatcaaagaaaaatgttCCTGAGAAATCTCATGGTTTTAATACTGCAAATTGCGAGGAAACTGAACCTAGTTTGAAGCAAATACTTAGCTTGAGAAGTCAGGTAGTGTCATTTATTCTGGCAGTGATTTGGAGTATAGTTCCAACAGAATTGCTAGGAACTTCTTCTAACTGGAGAATGTTGAGGAGAAATATTGCCAG TAAACAAGCGCAAAAATATGCAAGTGTTGAAATGCATAAGGGATCCAGAAGATTGGATGATGCCACATATGTTTTGAGACGAACTTCTGAAAAGCTGgatcttttggtttttttcatGTCTAGTAGACCACTGGTGCAAGCAAACTTCTATGTCACTGAAACTGAGCAGGGGAATCAAGATCTATATTATTATAGGAAGTCAGTTTGGGAGAAGCTGATAAATAATGCCGTCGCTTGCTTGAAAGATCTGGGTTATCGTGACTTGGATGATGTGAACCTTGGTTGTCCTAATAAATATGAGAGCAGTCTATGCCACTAA
- the LOC142643827 gene encoding protein NRT1/ PTR FAMILY 5.10-like, with protein MAISVSNNSYTEESQTSLLEGTVAGAVDYKGNPVLRANSGGWRSASFMIGVEVAERFSYFGISCNLITYLTEQLGQSTATAAENVNAWSGTAQLLPLLGASIADSFLGRYRTIVIATLIYIVGLGLLTLSAVLPSLADCVDTNNSMSRCSKLIVILFFFSLYLVAVAQGGHKPCIQAFGADQFDGEDPKERNAKSSFFNWWFLGVCGSAAVTVLALSYIQDNLSWGLGFGIPCILMIIALAIFLLGTRTYRYCIKRDETSPFVRIGGVFVVAVRNCHTTRSTIAIEEEACGMSHHSSEQFKFLNKALLSPNHHKKEGEVYTISEVEEAKAVLRLFPIWATSLVYAIVYAQASTFFTKQGATLDNTLFPGFKIPAASLQFFIGLAIVLFIPVYDRIFVPIARAFTTKPSGITMLQRIGIGMLLSAACMVVAALVEIKRLNTAKELGLVDRPNVTIPMSVWWLVPQYVLSGIADVFTLVGLQEFFYDQVPSELRSVGIALFQSILGLGSLLSSLLVSVIEEATGGYGRDSWFSNNLNRAHLDYFYWLLAGLSVVAFAAYLYFAKSYIYKRPSTM; from the exons ATGGCCATCTCTGTCTCTAACAATTCCTACACGGAGGAGTCTCAAACTTCACTATTGGAAGGCACGGTGGCCGGAGCTGTTGACTACAAAGGCAACCCTGTCCTCAGAGCCAACTCCGGCGGTTGGAGGTCCGCTTCTTTCATGATAG GTGTGGAAGTGGCGGAGAGGTTTTCATACTTTGGAATAAGCTGCAATCTAATAACGTATTTGACGGAGCAACTAGGACAGTCCACGGCGACTGCAGCGGAGAACGTGAATGCGTGGTCTGGGACGGCGCAGTTGCTGCCTTTATTGGGTGCATCTATCGCTGATTCTTTTCTTGGTCGCTACCGCACCATCGTTATTGCTACTCTTATCTACATCGTG GGACTAGGCTTGTTGACCCTATCGGCTGTGCTTCCTTCTCTCGCTGATTGCGTTGACACCAACAATTCTATGTCACGTTGTTCTAAGCTTATAGTgattttattcttcttctctctatATCTAGTAGCAGTTGCGCAAGGAGGACATAAACCCTGCATTCAGGCTTTTGGAGCTGATCAATTTGATGGAGAAGATCCAAAGGAGCGGAATGCCAAAAGCTCATTCTTTAATTGGTGGTTTCTTGGTGTATGTGGGAGTGCCGCGGTTACAGTTTTGGCTTTAAGTTATATACAAGACAACCTTAGCTGGGGCCTAGGATTCGGAATCCCTTGCATTTTGATGATAATTGCATTGGCTATCTTCTTGCTTGGAACTAGGACTTACAGGTATTGTATCAAAAGGGATGAGACAAGCCCATTTGTGAGAATTGGTGGAGTGTTTGTTGTCGCAGTTAGGAATTGTCACACTACCCGTTCAACAATAGCTATTGAAGAGGAAGCTTGTGGAATGTCACACCATAGCTCTGAACAATTCAA GTTTCTTAATAAAGCTTTGCTGTCTCCAAACCATCATAAAAAAGAAGGTGAGGTTTATACTATTAGTGAGGTTGAAGAAGCAAAGGCAGTTCTTAGGCTTTTTCCAATATGGGCTACAAGCTTGGTATACGCAATAGTATATGCACAAGCCTCAACCTTTTTTACCAAACAAGGGGCTACCCTAGACAATACACTTTTTCCAGGCTTTAAGATACCAGCAGCTTCATTACAGTTCTTTATCGGCCTAGCCATTGTTCTTTTCATTCCTGTATATGACCGTATTTTTGTTCCTATAGCAAGAGCTTTCACCACTAAACCCTCTGGCATCACAATGCTACAGAGAATTGGAATTGGGATGCTTTTATCTGCTGCTTGCATGGTAGTTGCCGCTCTAGTTGAAATAAAAAGGCTTAATACTGCTAAAGAACTAGGGTTGGTTGATAGGCCAAATGTGACTATTCCAATGAGTGTGTGGTGGTTGGTTCCTCAATATGTCTTGTCAGGAATTGCCGATGTTTTCACCTTGGTTGGTTTGCAAGAGTTCTTCTATGATCAGGTCCCAAGTGAATTAAGGAGTGTGGGTATTGCTCTTTTTCAAAGTATTCTCGGTTTGGGCAGCTTATTAAGCAGCCTCCTTGTCTCAGTCATTGAGGAAGCAACTGGTGGTTATGGTAGAGACAGTTGGTTTTCTAATAATCTTAATAGGGCACATCTTGATTACTTTTACTGGCTACTTGCTGGACTCAGTGTAGTAGCTTTTGCTGCGTACTTGTATTTTGCAAAATCTTACATTTATAAGAGGCCAAGCACAATGTAA